A genomic stretch from Tribolium castaneum strain GA2 chromosome 6, icTriCast1.1, whole genome shotgun sequence includes:
- the rempA gene encoding intraflagellar transport protein 140 homolog isoform X1, with product MTLYFENPVSFPEPGSISLNGVWHPNSALLAVASFSQDKGGYVTIFDELGEPLSDINYPVHRSFQVTALAWHPERHVLATGWENGEFKIWNGEKDFALIGGPHKAPITLLEFSEKGGRLVSCDSAGSLVGWKVVDTQAQTVMVFHLDLKESITHLTFRITIKPHPDFDVEGLAKAAVNGDERALDLFSNWRPKTTARKFRVQEGSDNLSFYVGTQVGSIYYVNSGGSCMEVLNTEGVPLSYIVHHPSKDALIVMMEGLTIGHFSVDSQGQLNELAKVKLSGRVQSRGVGTQGLVWCSNSSLAVLTGDLIVRIWDIETNDNYVLPTSLKFYTNDDKNRTVSEVFTCLAFCKLNQTLCAGTNIGRIYFWTRNTNNGENPEDCWELNNVNTVSGTVKQLMWGSVQLRLPLLSVNCVTCVYIMKEQSICTCFSDEVWCTQKTASQVLVESAKSNVLLTLETQITDMCINDTFAIFTNGRRVLVYEIFWDGSDSEKFELNTNISKQTESSADFSIKLISTFACDNEKVLLHKKMIVVLTAKAVTLRQLNGSVITTIVSPSHEGEPIGLDVTGNYLTIFTIEGYMKVYELGENEAKLSIPARNLYDMCPDFGEIIQAKSNSSGNKIALTLAAANLVPDGRLYVWDVENDNLLSYDFHKYGNFDLEQSPDEFSVDERTEQNDSSNDDETVAVFDEICSNRIPLHLFWDAHDPRLLICDAKKVKLGLGEKKLKRSRSDTKTTLKDQDHIIITMFVSSEHGIKMHDIRGVEAESRLLALATPYLVILEKLVIVRDVMSDFNGLESCNKETRDAVLNFSYNLSLGNMDEAFKAIKLVQNPGVWGSLARMCVKTRRLDVAGVCLGHMGNARAAMALRVAVADYSLPHEAKLAVLAVHLGMLDEAEQLYIQCQRYDLLNKLLRSRNKFDAAHAIAESQDRIHLKNTDHAWGKALEAVGDFKEAAVRYEKANTHKFDVPRMLLDQPQQLETYMGKTKDPDLLKWWGQYVESQGEMQAALKIYSSAGDVYSQVRVLCFLGEESKAAELARSGRDKAAFYHMARFYETTGNFEEAVNFFTKANAYSNAVRLCKENHMSDELWNIGSVAGTREKLECARYFEEIGALDKSVILYHRAGMLHKALDLAFKAQQYDILQQIATDLDADSDPALVQKCADYFVTNEQFDKAVDLLAIAKKYKEAITICLTHNVQLTEDLAEKLTPEKDQLEEADRVNVLQTLAESLMLQGNYHLATKKFTQAGDKIRAMKALLKSGDTDKIIFFAGVSRQREIYIMAANYLQSLDWQNNPEILRNIITFYSKGKALDLLANFYVACAQVEIDEFKNYEKAFGALTEASRCLAKIGNPRDSSQHQRATEIVQQRLTMIKRFVDIRRLFDRGDYQAGIAQCRQLLMTGGKELEESVRRGDICALMIQEYIKSGNFTEAKQLLGELKQLLFSSGNTPITYYLNKETIEALAHGLGVPVSTLIPAKMTLEDEDTEEFVEEAIED from the exons ATGacactttattttgaaaatccgGTGAGTTTTCCGGAGCCGGGCTCGATTTCCCTGAACGGGGTCTGGCACCCGAACTCGGCCCTTCTGGCCGTGGCCAGTTTTTCGCAAGATAAGGGCGGTTACGTGACGATTTTCGACGAGTTG GGGGAGCCTTTGAGCGATATAAACTACCCCGTACACCGCAGTTTTCAAGTAACGGCCCTTGCCTGGCACCCCGAGCGCCATGTCCTGGCCACCGGGTGGGAAAACGGCGAGTTTAAAATCTGGAACGGGGAGAAGGACTTTGCGCTCATTGGGGGGCCGCACAAGGCCCCCATCACGCTGCTGGAGTTCAGCGAAAAGGGGGGCCGGCTTGTGTCGTGCGATTCG GCGGGGTCGCTTGTGGGGTGGAAGGTGGTGGATACTCAGGCGCAGACTGTTATGGTTTTTCATCTGGATTTGAAGGAGTCGATTACGCATTTGACGTTCAGGATTACGATAAAGCCGCATCCGGATTTTGATGTTGAGGGGTTGGCTAAGGCGGCGGTTAATGGGGATGAAAGGGCCCTCGATCTTTTTAG TAATTGGCGTCCGAAGACCACAGCCCGGAAATTCCGTGTTCAGGAGGGTTCTGACAACTTGTCATTTTACGTGGGGACGCAAGTGGGCTCAATTTACTACGTTAATAGCGGGGGCTCGTGCATGGAAGTCTTAAACACGGAAGGGGTGCCCCTTTCTTACATTGTGCACCATCCGAGCAAAGACGCCCTAATTGTCATGATGGAGGGTTTAACAATCGGTCATTTCTCCGTTGATAGTCAAGGCCAGTTAAACGAATTAGCTAAAGTTAAATTAAGCGGAAGGGTGCAAAGTCGCGGTGTTGGAACACAGGGCTTAGTCTGGTGTTCCAACTCCAGTTTGGCGGTTTTAACCGGTGATTTAATCGTCCGCATTTGGGACATTGAAACCAACGATAACTACGTGTTACCCACGTCGTTGAAATTCTACACAAACGACGATAAAAATCGCACAGTTAGTGAAGTTTTCACGTGCTTGGCGTTCTGCAAATTGAACCAAACTCTGTGTGCGGGCACCAACATTGGCCGCATTTATTTCTGGACCAGGAACACAAACAATGGGGAAAATCCCGAGGATTGTTGGGAGTTGAATAACGTAAATACGGTCAGCGGAACCGTTAAACAATTAATGTGGGGTTCTGTTCAGTTAAGACTCCCGTTATTGAGCGTTAATTGCGTCACGTGTGTTTACATAATGAAGGAACAATCGATTTGTACGTGTTTTTCCGATGAGGTTTGGTGCACGCAAAAAACCGCCAGTCAGGTGCTTGTCGAAAGCGCCAAAAGCAACGTTTTGTTGACTTTGGAGACACAAATCACTGATATGTGTATCAATGACAcgtttgcaattttcacaAATGGGAGACGTGTTCTAGTTTATGAAATTTTCTGGGATGGGTCTGACTCGGAAAAGTTCGAACTCAATACGAACATTTCCAAGCAGACCGAAAGTTCGGCCGACTTTTCGATTAAACTAATCAGCACGTTTGCGTGTGACAATGAGAAGGTTTTACTCCACAAAAAAATGATCGTTGTTTTGACCGCGAAAGCGGTCACACTCCGACAATTAAACGGTTCGGTTATAACCACCATCGTGTCACCCTCACACGAGGGCGAACCGATCGGACTCGACGTCACGGGGAATTACCTCACGATTTTCACAATCGAAGGCTACATGAAAGTGTACGAACTGGGCGAGAATGAGGCGAAACTGTCGATTCCGGCCCGGAATTTGTACGACATGTGCCCGGACTTTGGCGAAATAATCCAGGCGAAAAGCAACTCAAGCGGCAATAAAATCGCCCTGACTTTAGCCGCGGCCAATCTAGTGCCCGATGGGCGCTTGTACGTCTGGGACGTGGAAAACGACAATTTGCTATCGTACGATTTCCACAAGTACGGTAACTTTGATTTGGAGCAAAGTCCGGACGAATTCAGCGTCGACGAACGAACCGAACAAAACGATTCGTCAAACGACGACGAAACCGTTGCGGTTTTCGACGAAATTTGCTCGAATCGCATCCCTTTGCACTTGTTTTGGGACGCTCATGACCCGCGATTATTAATCTGTGATGCGAAAAAAGTCAAGTTAGGCTTGGGtgagaaaaaattgaaacggtCGCGGTCTGATACCAAAACTACGCTCAAGGATCAGGACCATATTATTATAACGATGTTTGTGTCGTCCGAACACGGGATTAAAATGCACGATATCAGGGGTGTGGAGGCTGAGAGTCGGTTACTGGCCTTGGCTACGCCCTATTTGGTGATTTTGGAGAAGTTGGTCATAGTTCGGGACGTTATGAGTGATTTTAACGGGCTTGAAAGTTGTAATAAGGAAACGCGCGATGCtgttttgaattttagttATAATTTGAGTCTTGGTAACATGGATGAGGCCTTTAAGGCGATTAAATTGGTGCAAAATCCGGGCGTTTGGGGTAGTTTAGCGAGGATGTGTGTCAAGACGAGGCGTTTGGATGTGGCTGGGGTTTGTCTGGGGCATATGGGCAATGCACGGGCTGCGATGGCACTCCGAGTGGCTGTGGCTGATTATTCGTTGCCACATGAGGCGAAGTTGGCCGTTTTGGCCGTACATTTGGGGATGCTT GACGAGGCCGAGCAATTGTACATCCAATGCCAGCGTTACGACCTTTTGAATAAATTGCTCCGAAGTCGGAATAAATTCGACGCTGCTCATGCCATTGCAGAATCGCAAGATCGCATCCATTTGAAAAACACTGACCACGCGTGGGGTAAAGCCCTTGAAGCCGTGGGGGATTTTAAAGAGGCGGCTGTTCGTTACGAAAAGGCCAACACTCATAAATTCGATGTTCCAAGAATGCTTTTAGATCAACCGCAACAACTTGAAACTTATATGGGAAAAACTAAAGACCC tgATTTGCTTAAGTGGTGGGGTCAGTATGTTGAGTCTCAAGGGGAGATGCAAGCCGCCTTGAAAATTTATAGTAGTGCAGGTGATGTTTATTCGCAAGTGAGGGTGCTTTGTTTTCTTGGGGAGGAAAGTAAAGCGGCTGAATTGGCAAGGTCGGGACGGGATAAGGCCGCCTTTTATCACATGGCTAGGTTTTACGAAACGACAGGGAATTTTGAAGAggctgtgaattttttcacaaaggCTAACGCCTACA GTAACGCGGTCCGACTTTGCAAAGAGAACCACATGAGCGACGAATTATGGAACATCGGCTCTGTTGCCGGAACTCGCGAAAAACTGGAATGTGCGCGCTATTTCGAGGAAATTGGGGCCCTTGACAAGTCGGTTATTTTATACCACAGGGCCGGAATGCTGCACAAGGCCCTCGACCTTGCATTTAAAGCCCAACAATACGACATTCTCCAACAAATCGCCACAGACTTGGACGCTGATAGTGACCCAGCTTTGGTGCAAAAATGCGCcgattattttgtaacaaaCGAACAGTTCGACAAAGCTGTTGATTTACTCGCAATtgcgaaaaaatacaaagaggCGATCACGATTTGTCTGACACATAACGTGCAACTGACTGAAGATTTAGCCGAAAAGTTAACACCTGAGAAAGACCAACTGGAGGAAGCGGACCGTGTTAATGTCTTGCAAACGTTGGCTGAAAGTTTAATGTTGCAAGGCAATTACCACTTGGCCACGAAAAAATTCACACAAGCCGGCGATAAG ATTCGGGCAATGAAAGCGTTGCTAAAAAGTGGCGATACCgacaaaatcatttttttcgcGGGCGTTTCGCGCCAAAGAGAGATTTACATAATGGCAGCGAATTATTTACAATCGCTGGATTGGCAAAATAATCCCGAGATTTTACGCAACATTATTACGTTTTATTCGAAAGGCAAAGCTTTGGATCTTTTGGCCAATTTTTACGTGGCTTGTGCACAAGTCGAGATtgacgaatttaaaaattacgaaaaggCGTTTGGGGCCTTGACTGAGGCGTCGCGGTGTTTGGCTAAAATAGGCAATCCCAGGGACTCAAGCCAACATCAGAGAGCGACCGAAATCGTCCAACAAAGACTCACAATGATTAAGCGGTTTGTTGATATTAGGAGATTATTTGATCGGGGGGATTACCAAGCCG GCATTGCACAATGTCGCCAGTTGTTAATGACCGGAGGCAAGGAATTGGAAGAATCGGTTCGCAGGGGCGATATTTGTGCCCTAATGATACAGGAGTACATCAAAAGTGGGAATTTTACCGAAGCTAAACAATTACTAGGGGAATTGAAACAGTTATTGTTCAGTAGTGGGAACACACCGATTACTTACTACCTGAATAAGGAAACAATTGAAGCACTGGCCCATGGTTTAGGTGTCCCTGTTTCAACCCTAATTCCCGCTAAAATGACACTCGAGGATGAAGACACCGAGGAATTTGTTGAAGAAGCAATTGAAGattag
- the rempA gene encoding intraflagellar transport protein 140 homolog isoform X2 codes for MEVLNTEGVPLSYIVHHPSKDALIVMMEGLTIGHFSVDSQGQLNELAKVKLSGRVQSRGVGTQGLVWCSNSSLAVLTGDLIVRIWDIETNDNYVLPTSLKFYTNDDKNRTVSEVFTCLAFCKLNQTLCAGTNIGRIYFWTRNTNNGENPEDCWELNNVNTVSGTVKQLMWGSVQLRLPLLSVNCVTCVYIMKEQSICTCFSDEVWCTQKTASQVLVESAKSNVLLTLETQITDMCINDTFAIFTNGRRVLVYEIFWDGSDSEKFELNTNISKQTESSADFSIKLISTFACDNEKVLLHKKMIVVLTAKAVTLRQLNGSVITTIVSPSHEGEPIGLDVTGNYLTIFTIEGYMKVYELGENEAKLSIPARNLYDMCPDFGEIIQAKSNSSGNKIALTLAAANLVPDGRLYVWDVENDNLLSYDFHKYGNFDLEQSPDEFSVDERTEQNDSSNDDETVAVFDEICSNRIPLHLFWDAHDPRLLICDAKKVKLGLGEKKLKRSRSDTKTTLKDQDHIIITMFVSSEHGIKMHDIRGVEAESRLLALATPYLVILEKLVIVRDVMSDFNGLESCNKETRDAVLNFSYNLSLGNMDEAFKAIKLVQNPGVWGSLARMCVKTRRLDVAGVCLGHMGNARAAMALRVAVADYSLPHEAKLAVLAVHLGMLDEAEQLYIQCQRYDLLNKLLRSRNKFDAAHAIAESQDRIHLKNTDHAWGKALEAVGDFKEAAVRYEKANTHKFDVPRMLLDQPQQLETYMGKTKDPDLLKWWGQYVESQGEMQAALKIYSSAGDVYSQVRVLCFLGEESKAAELARSGRDKAAFYHMARFYETTGNFEEAVNFFTKANAYSNAVRLCKENHMSDELWNIGSVAGTREKLECARYFEEIGALDKSVILYHRAGMLHKALDLAFKAQQYDILQQIATDLDADSDPALVQKCADYFVTNEQFDKAVDLLAIAKKYKEAITICLTHNVQLTEDLAEKLTPEKDQLEEADRVNVLQTLAESLMLQGNYHLATKKFTQAGDKIRAMKALLKSGDTDKIIFFAGVSRQREIYIMAANYLQSLDWQNNPEILRNIITFYSKGKALDLLANFYVACAQVEIDEFKNYEKAFGALTEASRCLAKIGNPRDSSQHQRATEIVQQRLTMIKRFVDIRRLFDRGDYQAGIAQCRQLLMTGGKELEESVRRGDICALMIQEYIKSGNFTEAKQLLGELKQLLFSSGNTPITYYLNKETIEALAHGLGVPVSTLIPAKMTLEDEDTEEFVEEAIED; via the exons ATGGAAGTCTTAAACACGGAAGGGGTGCCCCTTTCTTACATTGTGCACCATCCGAGCAAAGACGCCCTAATTGTCATGATGGAGGGTTTAACAATCGGTCATTTCTCCGTTGATAGTCAAGGCCAGTTAAACGAATTAGCTAAAGTTAAATTAAGCGGAAGGGTGCAAAGTCGCGGTGTTGGAACACAGGGCTTAGTCTGGTGTTCCAACTCCAGTTTGGCGGTTTTAACCGGTGATTTAATCGTCCGCATTTGGGACATTGAAACCAACGATAACTACGTGTTACCCACGTCGTTGAAATTCTACACAAACGACGATAAAAATCGCACAGTTAGTGAAGTTTTCACGTGCTTGGCGTTCTGCAAATTGAACCAAACTCTGTGTGCGGGCACCAACATTGGCCGCATTTATTTCTGGACCAGGAACACAAACAATGGGGAAAATCCCGAGGATTGTTGGGAGTTGAATAACGTAAATACGGTCAGCGGAACCGTTAAACAATTAATGTGGGGTTCTGTTCAGTTAAGACTCCCGTTATTGAGCGTTAATTGCGTCACGTGTGTTTACATAATGAAGGAACAATCGATTTGTACGTGTTTTTCCGATGAGGTTTGGTGCACGCAAAAAACCGCCAGTCAGGTGCTTGTCGAAAGCGCCAAAAGCAACGTTTTGTTGACTTTGGAGACACAAATCACTGATATGTGTATCAATGACAcgtttgcaattttcacaAATGGGAGACGTGTTCTAGTTTATGAAATTTTCTGGGATGGGTCTGACTCGGAAAAGTTCGAACTCAATACGAACATTTCCAAGCAGACCGAAAGTTCGGCCGACTTTTCGATTAAACTAATCAGCACGTTTGCGTGTGACAATGAGAAGGTTTTACTCCACAAAAAAATGATCGTTGTTTTGACCGCGAAAGCGGTCACACTCCGACAATTAAACGGTTCGGTTATAACCACCATCGTGTCACCCTCACACGAGGGCGAACCGATCGGACTCGACGTCACGGGGAATTACCTCACGATTTTCACAATCGAAGGCTACATGAAAGTGTACGAACTGGGCGAGAATGAGGCGAAACTGTCGATTCCGGCCCGGAATTTGTACGACATGTGCCCGGACTTTGGCGAAATAATCCAGGCGAAAAGCAACTCAAGCGGCAATAAAATCGCCCTGACTTTAGCCGCGGCCAATCTAGTGCCCGATGGGCGCTTGTACGTCTGGGACGTGGAAAACGACAATTTGCTATCGTACGATTTCCACAAGTACGGTAACTTTGATTTGGAGCAAAGTCCGGACGAATTCAGCGTCGACGAACGAACCGAACAAAACGATTCGTCAAACGACGACGAAACCGTTGCGGTTTTCGACGAAATTTGCTCGAATCGCATCCCTTTGCACTTGTTTTGGGACGCTCATGACCCGCGATTATTAATCTGTGATGCGAAAAAAGTCAAGTTAGGCTTGGGtgagaaaaaattgaaacggtCGCGGTCTGATACCAAAACTACGCTCAAGGATCAGGACCATATTATTATAACGATGTTTGTGTCGTCCGAACACGGGATTAAAATGCACGATATCAGGGGTGTGGAGGCTGAGAGTCGGTTACTGGCCTTGGCTACGCCCTATTTGGTGATTTTGGAGAAGTTGGTCATAGTTCGGGACGTTATGAGTGATTTTAACGGGCTTGAAAGTTGTAATAAGGAAACGCGCGATGCtgttttgaattttagttATAATTTGAGTCTTGGTAACATGGATGAGGCCTTTAAGGCGATTAAATTGGTGCAAAATCCGGGCGTTTGGGGTAGTTTAGCGAGGATGTGTGTCAAGACGAGGCGTTTGGATGTGGCTGGGGTTTGTCTGGGGCATATGGGCAATGCACGGGCTGCGATGGCACTCCGAGTGGCTGTGGCTGATTATTCGTTGCCACATGAGGCGAAGTTGGCCGTTTTGGCCGTACATTTGGGGATGCTT GACGAGGCCGAGCAATTGTACATCCAATGCCAGCGTTACGACCTTTTGAATAAATTGCTCCGAAGTCGGAATAAATTCGACGCTGCTCATGCCATTGCAGAATCGCAAGATCGCATCCATTTGAAAAACACTGACCACGCGTGGGGTAAAGCCCTTGAAGCCGTGGGGGATTTTAAAGAGGCGGCTGTTCGTTACGAAAAGGCCAACACTCATAAATTCGATGTTCCAAGAATGCTTTTAGATCAACCGCAACAACTTGAAACTTATATGGGAAAAACTAAAGACCC tgATTTGCTTAAGTGGTGGGGTCAGTATGTTGAGTCTCAAGGGGAGATGCAAGCCGCCTTGAAAATTTATAGTAGTGCAGGTGATGTTTATTCGCAAGTGAGGGTGCTTTGTTTTCTTGGGGAGGAAAGTAAAGCGGCTGAATTGGCAAGGTCGGGACGGGATAAGGCCGCCTTTTATCACATGGCTAGGTTTTACGAAACGACAGGGAATTTTGAAGAggctgtgaattttttcacaaaggCTAACGCCTACA GTAACGCGGTCCGACTTTGCAAAGAGAACCACATGAGCGACGAATTATGGAACATCGGCTCTGTTGCCGGAACTCGCGAAAAACTGGAATGTGCGCGCTATTTCGAGGAAATTGGGGCCCTTGACAAGTCGGTTATTTTATACCACAGGGCCGGAATGCTGCACAAGGCCCTCGACCTTGCATTTAAAGCCCAACAATACGACATTCTCCAACAAATCGCCACAGACTTGGACGCTGATAGTGACCCAGCTTTGGTGCAAAAATGCGCcgattattttgtaacaaaCGAACAGTTCGACAAAGCTGTTGATTTACTCGCAATtgcgaaaaaatacaaagaggCGATCACGATTTGTCTGACACATAACGTGCAACTGACTGAAGATTTAGCCGAAAAGTTAACACCTGAGAAAGACCAACTGGAGGAAGCGGACCGTGTTAATGTCTTGCAAACGTTGGCTGAAAGTTTAATGTTGCAAGGCAATTACCACTTGGCCACGAAAAAATTCACACAAGCCGGCGATAAG ATTCGGGCAATGAAAGCGTTGCTAAAAAGTGGCGATACCgacaaaatcatttttttcgcGGGCGTTTCGCGCCAAAGAGAGATTTACATAATGGCAGCGAATTATTTACAATCGCTGGATTGGCAAAATAATCCCGAGATTTTACGCAACATTATTACGTTTTATTCGAAAGGCAAAGCTTTGGATCTTTTGGCCAATTTTTACGTGGCTTGTGCACAAGTCGAGATtgacgaatttaaaaattacgaaaaggCGTTTGGGGCCTTGACTGAGGCGTCGCGGTGTTTGGCTAAAATAGGCAATCCCAGGGACTCAAGCCAACATCAGAGAGCGACCGAAATCGTCCAACAAAGACTCACAATGATTAAGCGGTTTGTTGATATTAGGAGATTATTTGATCGGGGGGATTACCAAGCCG GCATTGCACAATGTCGCCAGTTGTTAATGACCGGAGGCAAGGAATTGGAAGAATCGGTTCGCAGGGGCGATATTTGTGCCCTAATGATACAGGAGTACATCAAAAGTGGGAATTTTACCGAAGCTAAACAATTACTAGGGGAATTGAAACAGTTATTGTTCAGTAGTGGGAACACACCGATTACTTACTACCTGAATAAGGAAACAATTGAAGCACTGGCCCATGGTTTAGGTGTCCCTGTTTCAACCCTAATTCCCGCTAAAATGACACTCGAGGATGAAGACACCGAGGAATTTGTTGAAGAAGCAATTGAAGattag